One Alnus glutinosa chromosome 3, dhAlnGlut1.1, whole genome shotgun sequence genomic region harbors:
- the LOC133862884 gene encoding uncharacterized protein LOC133862884, whose translation MGKSLPSATKLQEFAKIVSPDRLQTPKRVKPISQIRVSAPETGKSGAVRVESERVKQQKLMERSEGQQSQSESRMPLGQVVSDCVQRWFQDALKEAKAGDSGMQVLVGQMYYSGYGVPRDPQKGRAWMNRASKTRVSVWNVSDKHPGYNASDSDSDESKGDAK comes from the exons ATGGGAAAATCACTTCCTTCAGCGACTAAACTTCAAGAATTCGCCAAAATCGTGTCACCGGACAGACTCCAAACGCCGAAACGCGTAAAACCCATATCGCAAATCCGAGTCTCGGCCCCGGAAACAGGGAAATCCGGGGCTGTCCGAGTCGAATCGGAGCGAGTGAAGCAGCAAAAGTTGATGGAGAGATCGGAGGGGCAGCAGAGTCAGAGTGAGAGTCGGATGCCGCTGGGGCAGGTGGTCTCCGACTGCGTGCAGCGGTGGTTCCAGGACGCGCTCAAGGAGGCCAAGGCCGGCGATAGCGGTATGCAGGTCCTTGTGGGCCAGATGTACTACAGTGGCTATGGTGTCCCCAGAGACCCTCAAAAg GGACGCGCTTGGATGAATAGAGCTTCAAAAACTAGGGTTTCAGTTTGGAATGTAAGTGATAAACATCCAG GTTACAATGCAAGTGACTCAGATTCGGATGAATCAAAGGGTGATGCAAAATAA